In Myxococcus virescens, one genomic interval encodes:
- a CDS encoding PfkB family carbohydrate kinase, producing the protein MSLLVVGSVALDSVETPFGQKEDILGGSATYFSTSASFFSPARVVAVVGEDFPEGHLNFLRGRGIDLEGLTRETGRTFRWKGRYSYELNEAQTLDTQLNVFQAFSPKLPESYRDTPYVFLGNIHPELQAQVLDQVKAPKLVAADTMNFWIKGSRAALLKTLSRVNLLFVNDAEARQLAGEHNVVKAARAIMAMGPQRVVIKRGEYGALLFEAEHIFACPAFPLAEVFDPTGAGDTFAGGFMGALATSSGVLDQALLRRAMVMGSVMASFTVEKFSLERLREVTRPEIHARFAEFRKLTHFDDLGSLER; encoded by the coding sequence ATGTCCCTGCTCGTCGTCGGCTCCGTTGCCCTGGACTCAGTGGAAACCCCCTTCGGCCAGAAGGAGGACATCCTCGGGGGCTCGGCCACCTACTTCTCTACGTCGGCCTCGTTCTTCAGCCCCGCGCGTGTCGTGGCGGTGGTGGGCGAGGACTTCCCCGAAGGGCACCTCAACTTCCTTCGCGGGCGGGGAATCGACCTGGAGGGCCTCACCCGGGAGACGGGCCGCACCTTCCGCTGGAAGGGCCGCTACAGCTACGAGCTGAACGAGGCGCAGACGCTGGACACCCAGCTCAACGTCTTCCAGGCCTTCTCCCCGAAGCTGCCGGAGTCCTACCGGGACACGCCCTACGTCTTCCTGGGCAACATCCACCCGGAGCTCCAGGCGCAGGTGCTGGACCAGGTGAAGGCGCCGAAGTTGGTGGCCGCCGACACCATGAACTTCTGGATCAAGGGCAGCCGGGCCGCGCTGCTCAAGACGCTCTCCCGCGTCAACCTCCTGTTCGTCAATGACGCGGAGGCCCGTCAGCTGGCCGGCGAGCACAACGTGGTGAAGGCCGCTCGCGCCATCATGGCCATGGGCCCGCAGCGCGTGGTCATCAAGCGCGGTGAGTACGGCGCGCTCCTCTTCGAGGCCGAGCACATCTTCGCGTGCCCCGCCTTCCCCCTGGCCGAGGTCTTCGACCCCACCGGCGCGGGGGACACCTTCGCCGGCGGCTTCATGGGCGCCCTGGCCACCTCCAGTGGCGTGTTGGACCAGGCGCTGCTGCGCCGCGCCATGGTGATGGGCAGCGTCATGGCCTCCTTCACGGTGGAGAAGTTCAGCCTGGAGCGCCTGCGCGAGGTGACGCG